The following are encoded in a window of Lactobacillus intestinalis genomic DNA:
- a CDS encoding PAS domain-containing protein: protein METAIQLEGGSLSLEELNAIFKTIPQEMDVLDENDVVVWSSMNEHRLFKRTPKDIGKTVFEVHPGHSQKHVKEVLKQMHNNQRNSISIMIHKNDIPVNISFYSLHNPEGKYIGCIEITQPVENYQVKGSKLRNILNIFKKN from the coding sequence ATGGAAACAGCAATTCAGCTTGAAGGTGGGAGCCTTTCATTAGAAGAATTAAATGCAATTTTTAAAACTATTCCCCAGGAAATGGATGTCCTCGATGAAAACGATGTGGTTGTCTGGTCATCAATGAATGAGCATCGTTTATTCAAAAGAACGCCCAAAGATATTGGGAAGACAGTCTTTGAGGTGCATCCCGGCCACAGCCAAAAGCATGTCAAAGAAGTTCTTAAGCAAATGCACAATAACCAGCGCAATTCTATTTCAATCATGATTCACAAAAACGACATCCCAGTAAACATTTCTTTTTACAGTCTTCATAACCCTGAAGGCAAATATATCGGCTGTATTGAAATCACTCAACCAGTGGAAAATTACCAAGTCAAAGGTAGTAAATTACGCAACATTTTGAATATCTTTAAGAAAAATTAA
- a CDS encoding 2,3-diphosphoglycerate-dependent phosphoglycerate mutase: MSKLVLIRHGQSEWNLSNQFTGWVDVNLSEKGVEEAKKAGRLIKEHGLEFDQAYTSVLTRAIKTLHFALEESDQLWIPETKTWRLNERHYGALQGLNKKDTAEKYGDEQVHIWRRSYDVLPPVIDDDSEFSQAHDRRYAKLDPHIVPKAENLHVTLDRVMPFWEDNVAPDLLDGKNVIIAAHGNSLRALTKYIENISDDDIMDLEMKTGEPVVYTFDQNLDVVNKEKLDD, from the coding sequence ATGTCTAAATTAGTTTTAATTCGTCACGGACAAAGTGAATGGAACCTTTCAAACCAATTTACTGGTTGGGTTGATGTAAACCTTTCAGAAAAAGGTGTTGAAGAAGCTAAAAAAGCTGGTCGTTTAATTAAGGAACACGGTCTTGAATTTGACCAAGCTTACACTTCAGTTTTAACTCGTGCTATCAAGACTTTGCACTTCGCACTTGAAGAAAGTGACCAACTTTGGATTCCTGAAACTAAGACCTGGAGACTTAACGAACGTCACTACGGTGCTCTTCAAGGTTTGAACAAGAAGGATACTGCTGAAAAGTACGGCGATGAACAAGTTCACATTTGGCGTCGTTCATACGATGTTTTGCCACCAGTTATTGATGACGATTCAGAATTCAGCCAAGCACATGACCGTCGTTACGCAAAGCTTGACCCACACATCGTTCCTAAGGCAGAAAACTTACACGTAACTTTAGACCGTGTAATGCCATTCTGGGAAGACAACGTTGCTCCAGACTTACTTGACGGCAAGAACGTAATTATCGCAGCTCACGGTAACTCACTTCGTGCTTTGACTAAGTACATTGAAAACATTTCTGATGACGATATTATGGACTTAGAAATGAAGACTGGTGAACCAGTTGTTTACACATTCGACCAAAACTTGGATGTTGTTAACAAAGAAAAGTTGGATGACTAA
- a CDS encoding type II toxin-antitoxin system HicB family antitoxin — MDHKIVTYPAIFKPLENDIYVINFPDVKGAITEGKGLRDAMKMAADTLASRLYNKHNLPKSSDPNDIKTANDGSFVVKVSADLTEAFGNRIDYQI; from the coding sequence TTGGATCATAAAATTGTTACTTATCCAGCAATTTTTAAACCACTCGAAAATGATATTTACGTAATTAATTTTCCTGATGTTAAGGGTGCAATTACTGAAGGAAAAGGTTTGAGAGATGCAATGAAAATGGCCGCTGATACTTTGGCAAGTCGTCTTTATAACAAGCATAATTTGCCAAAAAGTAGTGACCCTAATGACATTAAGACTGCTAATGATGGTTCATTTGTAGTAAAGGTTTCTGCGGATTTAACAGAAGCTTTTGGCAATCGAATCGATTATCAAATTTAA
- a CDS encoding aldose epimerase encodes MQTIENSLLQVSVDENGAQMVNCVSQNDKFDYLKSQDGQEKVAVAFPAIDQEKNWALELPWTVVDKGDSRVSLTLIDTEESYKYFPYHFEVVLTYALEGNQVNVSFYLKNNSHKEMPVSLGVIIPILAGFTPSKDLNKIQLEGVNNHQVTVESTDFELEVNENQILAKNHELNLAGDSSQNFAVSLTLS; translated from the coding sequence ATGCAAACTATTGAAAATTCTCTCTTGCAAGTTTCTGTTGACGAAAATGGAGCACAAATGGTTAACTGCGTGTCCCAGAATGATAAATTTGATTATCTAAAGTCACAAGATGGACAAGAGAAAGTGGCGGTTGCTTTTCCAGCAATTGACCAAGAAAAAAATTGGGCGCTCGAATTACCTTGGACAGTTGTCGATAAGGGAGATAGTCGAGTGAGCCTCACATTGATTGACACTGAAGAGAGCTATAAGTACTTTCCGTATCATTTTGAGGTAGTACTTACTTATGCTTTGGAGGGCAATCAAGTAAATGTATCTTTTTATTTAAAGAATAATTCTCATAAAGAAATGCCTGTTTCTTTAGGGGTGATTATTCCTATACTTGCAGGTTTTACACCAAGTAAAGACCTAAATAAAATTCAACTTGAAGGTGTTAATAATCATCAGGTGACTGTTGAGTCGACTGATTTTGAGCTGGAAGTAAATGAAAATCAAATTTTAGCCAAAAATCATGAACTTAACTTAGCTGGCGATAGCAGTCAGAATTTTGCGGTATCGCTCACATTAAGTTGA
- a CDS encoding LCP family protein yields MKNNEKRPDTSRVKMHSDDYHKKHRVLGWIISIVAICAVAAVAYSAYVYFKAKSAVDQTYDPKNQVEVRDGEFNGKNKFAVLLMGTDTGALDRTEKRGRTDTIILAIVNPQKKRYTLMSIPRDTMAQMVGNSSFRVEKINAAYTIGGAKMAMDSVSKLINVPVKYYALVNMGGIMKMIRYVGGINIRPNLTFEYGGYEFKKGKMTRMGGGGALAYSRMRYDDPKGDYGRQERQRQVIIALIKKAVSLGSLSNLDSILSTVSGNVKTNLPFRALQSIALNYRSCADHEVSDYLHGYNATIDGSSYQIQPTTELQRVSNYARSELGLEQEFINNNETYQNQRNVADGFSFKSKKNQEYKIYDDYTEEGDN; encoded by the coding sequence ATGAAAAATAACGAAAAAAGACCAGATACAAGTCGAGTGAAGATGCACTCGGATGATTATCACAAAAAGCATCGAGTATTAGGATGGATAATAAGCATAGTAGCAATTTGCGCGGTTGCGGCGGTAGCTTATTCCGCATATGTTTATTTCAAAGCTAAAAGTGCTGTCGATCAGACTTATGATCCCAAGAACCAGGTAGAGGTTCGAGATGGCGAATTTAATGGGAAAAATAAATTTGCTGTTTTGTTAATGGGAACTGATACTGGGGCCTTAGATCGAACCGAAAAGCGTGGGCGTACCGATACTATTATTTTAGCGATTGTAAATCCGCAAAAGAAGCGTTATACCTTGATGTCGATCCCGCGGGATACAATGGCTCAAATGGTAGGAAATTCAAGTTTTAGAGTTGAAAAAATTAACGCCGCCTACACTATTGGAGGTGCCAAAATGGCGATGGATAGTGTATCTAAACTAATTAACGTTCCAGTGAAGTATTATGCCTTAGTTAACATGGGTGGAATTATGAAAATGATTCGCTATGTTGGGGGCATTAATATTAGACCTAATTTAACTTTTGAATATGGTGGATATGAATTTAAAAAAGGTAAGATGACCCGTATGGGTGGTGGGGGAGCTTTAGCTTACTCCAGAATGCGTTATGACGATCCTAAAGGAGATTATGGGCGCCAAGAACGTCAACGCCAAGTTATCATCGCTTTAATTAAAAAGGCTGTATCCTTGGGCTCCTTATCAAATTTGGATTCTATCTTGTCTACGGTTTCTGGTAATGTTAAAACCAACTTGCCATTTAGAGCGTTGCAATCAATTGCCCTAAATTATCGCAGTTGTGCAGACCATGAAGTAAGTGATTATTTGCATGGATATAATGCTACAATTGATGGCTCCTCTTACCAGATTCAACCTACGACTGAATTACAGCGTGTTTCTAACTATGCTCGTTCAGAATTGGGGTTAGAGCAAGAGTTTATCAATAATAATGAAACTTATCAGAATCAGCGAAATGTAGCTGATGGATTTAGTTTTAAGAGCAAGAAAAACCAAGAATATAAAATTTATGATGATTACACCGAAGAAGGTGATAATTAA
- a CDS encoding glycerol-3-phosphate acyltransferase, producing the protein MARFWSILIGYVFGNFLFAMIIGRLALHVDPTKYGSGNPGTANMGAVFGKKWGILTCSGDLLKTAIALLIVHFAFPGKINLAYAGLGLILGHCFPIWNHFQGGKGVAVAALLTVVYDWKAGIITLLIALVLTAVMQNLTIPPLVFMILFSVFEFFKNQEAGIIFLIITVIMIFKFWKDIIDFFTGHGKKVDILYSIKKKLGIKV; encoded by the coding sequence ATGGCGCGCTTTTGGTCGATTTTAATTGGATATGTCTTCGGCAACTTTTTATTTGCGATGATTATTGGGCGACTGGCTCTGCATGTTGATCCAACTAAATATGGCTCGGGAAATCCAGGAACCGCCAATATGGGAGCTGTTTTTGGTAAAAAGTGGGGAATATTAACGTGTAGCGGTGATTTATTAAAAACCGCAATTGCCTTGTTAATTGTTCATTTTGCTTTTCCTGGAAAAATAAATTTGGCTTATGCAGGATTGGGGCTAATTTTAGGGCATTGTTTTCCAATTTGGAATCATTTCCAAGGTGGGAAAGGAGTGGCTGTCGCAGCCCTTTTGACTGTGGTGTATGATTGGAAAGCTGGAATTATTACTCTGCTCATTGCATTAGTGCTGACAGCAGTAATGCAAAATTTGACGATTCCTCCTCTTGTGTTTATGATTTTATTTAGTGTTTTTGAATTCTTCAAAAACCAGGAAGCAGGAATCATATTTCTGATTATTACGGTCATCATGATATTCAAGTTTTGGAAGGATATTATCGATTTCTTTACCGGTCATGGCAAAAAAGTTGATATTTTATATTCAATTAAGAAAAAATTGGGTATTAAGGTGTAG
- a CDS encoding sulfatase-like hydrolase/transferase — MSESRKRKSLTFWQYLCLGIATFGMIALSYNFGGSFGRLPLGSLLRFVPKMAENAFMIFVPMVFGAVYSKKKVHPTEAFRFWLIAVVTLVLFYLAYFFKLPDRFNMWRLWGVFFPVLTSTSVLLAGLIFSILVQPYLYDLQRKLTVKQNLLVLCMLTVVGFATCAGAMGFRYSIFGVYLILYFAWGMFLANWKITKTQFKWSIFSGIVSFFIVFIGVPGFNGVFWYQVLSARNGGGWNRQFLNNPTSPFMVLMVIAIFLIFRKTIMSYSAREMRYFIPVIIFMQAPISTSFMNAFRFTNSAGVNKLIMIIIMMIVSVLLTKIYEKYLFRIKPFRRAMLYLSKDDNLVDILVRCWKNFIAWCVEHRVMILTWIWFYILSFASFLIESDNLRIQISTASDINAVVFLLGTRFFAIILTTIFLDAMFSIFYFVTTRYWTSTVLVSVITIGWAIANKVKLNLRGEPIYPSELSEAANFKTLIPMIGSTLLIVVGIALVVIIALDVFLEVKFPIKKKGSWKRRGIWALLSLLLFLTPLRFNHDGGFIYHINRGFDNKQSFRNPERDIQINGPILNFLNYLDLQVMDQPANYSQSTINHLNSKYQKIADEINKTRKNNLKNQTVVFNLSESFVDPYTFPTIKIDKSAPNPVKFIQSMKDKSTYGNMLSAGYGGGTANMEWETLTGLNMGMFRSTLTPYVQVVPRYKFYPTIGMNFDYKSAVHPFIGTYYSRVEDYKRFKFNKFEYLGSKYKIIDQKKLGKSSYNSDYTAYANGLKQINSQNGGQFINLISIQNHMPYNNWYPKNEYMGKISGELFNSGAVREQMATYIKGVQYTDKAVKKFIGQIDKINKPITVVFYGDHYPSILSQSYTAKYPVQMHSTRYFIYSNKYARAHGAKEKLVKNTNFVNTSDFIAMMLEQTNSKVTPYQALLTEVHEKLPAITINFDGDKGFELINQKGERVNPKTLTSEQRALLNDYEAVQYDMTAGKAYGLTAKGFYR, encoded by the coding sequence ATGAGTGAAAGTAGAAAAAGAAAATCACTAACATTTTGGCAATATCTTTGTCTAGGTATCGCTACCTTTGGAATGATCGCTTTAAGTTATAACTTTGGCGGCAGCTTTGGGAGATTACCTCTAGGTAGTTTGCTTAGATTTGTGCCAAAAATGGCTGAAAATGCCTTTATGATTTTTGTACCAATGGTATTTGGTGCAGTTTACAGCAAGAAAAAAGTTCATCCGACTGAAGCCTTTAGATTTTGGCTGATTGCCGTTGTAACTTTGGTATTGTTCTATTTAGCATACTTCTTCAAATTGCCAGATAGATTTAATATGTGGCGATTATGGGGTGTGTTCTTCCCAGTATTAACTAGTACGTCTGTATTACTTGCTGGATTGATATTTAGTATCTTAGTACAACCATATTTGTATGATTTGCAAAGAAAATTAACAGTTAAACAAAACTTGTTAGTTTTGTGTATGCTAACTGTAGTTGGTTTTGCAACATGTGCAGGTGCAATGGGGTTCCGTTACTCAATCTTTGGCGTGTACCTAATTTTGTACTTTGCTTGGGGGATGTTTTTAGCAAACTGGAAGATTACTAAGACTCAATTTAAGTGGTCAATCTTTTCAGGAATTGTATCCTTCTTCATAGTGTTTATTGGGGTTCCAGGATTCAATGGAGTTTTCTGGTACCAAGTATTATCTGCTCGTAATGGCGGCGGCTGGAATAGACAATTCTTAAATAATCCAACATCACCATTTATGGTTTTGATGGTTATTGCAATTTTCTTAATCTTTAGAAAAACTATCATGTCTTATAGTGCGCGTGAAATGCGTTACTTTATTCCAGTAATTATCTTCATGCAAGCGCCAATTTCCACTTCATTTATGAATGCTTTCCGCTTCACAAATAGTGCTGGTGTAAATAAGCTCATCATGATCATTATTATGATGATTGTGAGCGTATTGCTTACTAAGATTTATGAGAAATATCTCTTTAGAATTAAGCCATTTAGAAGAGCTATGCTCTACTTGAGTAAAGATGATAATTTAGTAGACATCTTAGTTCGCTGCTGGAAGAATTTTATTGCTTGGTGTGTCGAACATCGAGTAATGATTCTTACCTGGATCTGGTTCTATATTTTGAGTTTTGCTTCATTCTTAATTGAATCAGATAATTTGAGAATTCAAATTTCAACTGCTAGTGATATCAATGCCGTAGTCTTCTTACTCGGTACGAGATTCTTTGCAATTATTTTGACTACTATTTTCTTAGATGCAATGTTCTCAATTTTCTATTTTGTAACTACGCGCTACTGGACTTCCACAGTTTTAGTCAGTGTAATTACAATTGGATGGGCAATTGCTAACAAGGTTAAGCTTAACTTACGTGGGGAACCAATTTACCCAAGTGAATTGAGTGAAGCAGCTAACTTTAAGACTTTGATTCCAATGATTGGCTCAACTTTATTGATCGTAGTTGGAATTGCTTTAGTAGTTATTATTGCTTTAGATGTTTTCTTAGAAGTTAAATTTCCAATTAAGAAAAAGGGTTCATGGAAGCGCCGTGGAATTTGGGCACTTTTGAGTTTACTTTTATTCTTAACTCCACTTCGTTTCAATCATGATGGTGGTTTTATTTATCACATTAATCGTGGTTTTGATAATAAGCAATCCTTCAGAAACCCTGAACGTGATATTCAAATTAACGGTCCAATCTTGAACTTCTTGAATTATCTTGACTTGCAAGTTATGGATCAACCTGCCAATTATTCACAATCTACGATTAATCATTTGAATAGCAAGTATCAAAAGATTGCGGACGAAATTAACAAGACAAGAAAGAACAACCTTAAGAATCAAACAGTTGTCTTTAACTTGAGTGAAAGTTTTGTCGATCCATATACTTTCCCAACTATCAAGATTGATAAATCAGCTCCAAATCCAGTTAAATTTATTCAATCAATGAAGGATAAATCAACTTACGGTAACATGCTTAGTGCTGGTTACGGTGGTGGTACTGCTAACATGGAATGGGAAACTTTGACTGGTCTTAACATGGGGATGTTTAGATCAACTTTGACTCCATATGTTCAAGTTGTACCTCGCTACAAGTTCTACCCAACTATTGGTATGAACTTTGACTACAAGTCTGCCGTTCACCCATTTATTGGTACTTACTACTCAAGAGTAGAAGATTACAAGAGATTTAAGTTTAACAAGTTTGAATACTTAGGTTCTAAGTACAAGATTATTGATCAAAAGAAACTTGGAAAGAGTAGCTATAACTCCGACTACACTGCTTATGCAAATGGTTTGAAACAAATCAATTCTCAAAATGGTGGTCAATTCATTAACTTGATCTCTATCCAAAACCACATGCCATACAACAACTGGTATCCAAAGAATGAATACATGGGTAAGATTTCTGGTGAATTGTTCAATAGTGGTGCTGTTCGTGAACAAATGGCAACCTATATCAAGGGTGTTCAATACACTGACAAGGCTGTGAAGAAGTTTATTGGCCAAATTGATAAGATTAATAAGCCAATTACTGTGGTATTCTACGGTGACCACTACCCAAGTATTTTGTCACAAAGTTACACTGCTAAGTATCCAGTTCAAATGCACTCAACTCGTTACTTTATTTACTCAAACAAGTATGCTAGAGCGCATGGCGCTAAAGAAAAATTGGTTAAGAACACTAACTTTGTAAATACTAGTGACTTCATCGCAATGATGCTTGAACAAACTAACTCTAAGGTAACTCCTTACCAAGCATTGTTAACTGAAGTTCATGAAAAACTTCCTGCAATTACAATCAACTTTGATGGTGATAAAGGATTTGAACTCATTAATCAAAAGGGTGAAAGAGTAAATCCTAAGACTCTAACCTCAGAACAACGTGCACTTCTTAATGATTATGAAGCTGTTCAATATGATATGACTGCAGGTAAGGCTTATGGCTTAACCGCAAAAGGTTTTTATAGATAA
- the tyrS gene encoding tyrosine--tRNA ligase yields the protein MAKFDILEDLKWRGAINQETDEEGLRKYLAEHDDLALYCGTDPTGDSLHIGHLIPFMILKRFQMAGYHPVILIGGGTGAIGDPSGRKTERTLQTAEQVKHNEEKLTAQMKKLFGTENFEIRNNAEWLGKMNLLDFLRDYGKFFQVNNMINKDVVASRLENGISFTEFSYQILQAIDFYHLNKDNGVQMQIGGSDQWGNITAGIDLIHKLEGSDRPAFGLTIPLMLKADGTKFGKSAGGAVWLDPEKTSPYEFYQFWINQDDRDVVKYLKYFTFLSREEIEDLAEKTEKEPWKRAAQKRLAEEVTKFVHGEEGLKEAQMITDALFSGNIKDLSVKQIEQGLSSAPSAEAGAEKKNIVEFLVDTKIEPSKRQAREDVKNGAIYVNGDRQQSTDFEVDPSAAFDGKYVIIRKGKRKYTLVTIK from the coding sequence ATGGCAAAATTTGACATTTTAGAAGATTTAAAATGGCGTGGCGCAATTAACCAAGAAACTGATGAAGAAGGTTTGCGCAAGTATTTAGCTGAACATGATGATTTGGCTCTTTACTGTGGAACTGACCCAACTGGTGATTCACTTCATATTGGTCACCTTATTCCATTCATGATTTTGAAGAGATTCCAAATGGCAGGTTATCACCCAGTAATTTTAATTGGTGGTGGAACTGGTGCAATTGGAGATCCATCCGGTCGAAAGACTGAACGTACTCTTCAAACAGCTGAACAAGTTAAGCACAACGAAGAAAAGTTAACTGCTCAAATGAAGAAGTTGTTTGGAACTGAAAACTTTGAAATTCGCAACAATGCGGAATGGCTTGGTAAGATGAATTTGCTTGATTTCTTGCGTGATTATGGTAAGTTTTTCCAAGTTAACAACATGATTAACAAGGATGTTGTGGCTAGTCGTCTAGAGAATGGTATTTCATTTACTGAATTTTCTTACCAAATTTTGCAAGCTATTGATTTCTATCACTTGAACAAAGATAATGGCGTTCAAATGCAAATTGGTGGTAGTGACCAATGGGGTAACATTACTGCCGGAATTGATCTTATTCACAAGCTTGAAGGTTCAGATCGTCCAGCATTTGGTTTGACCATTCCATTAATGCTTAAGGCTGACGGTACTAAGTTTGGTAAATCTGCTGGTGGAGCTGTTTGGCTTGATCCTGAAAAGACTAGTCCTTACGAATTCTACCAATTCTGGATTAACCAAGATGACCGCGATGTAGTTAAATACCTTAAATACTTTACTTTCCTTAGTCGTGAAGAAATTGAAGATTTGGCTGAAAAGACTGAAAAAGAACCTTGGAAACGTGCTGCTCAAAAGAGATTAGCAGAAGAAGTTACCAAGTTTGTTCATGGTGAAGAAGGTTTGAAGGAAGCTCAAATGATTACGGATGCTCTCTTCTCCGGTAACATTAAAGATTTGTCAGTTAAGCAAATTGAACAAGGATTAAGTTCTGCTCCAAGTGCTGAAGCAGGCGCAGAAAAGAAGAATATTGTGGAATTCTTGGTTGATACTAAGATTGAACCTTCCAAGCGTCAAGCTCGTGAAGATGTTAAGAACGGTGCTATTTACGTTAATGGCGATCGTCAACAATCTACTGATTTTGAAGTTGATCCATCAGCTGCGTTTGATGGGAAGTATGTCATCATCAGAAAAGGTAAGAGAAAATACACACTGGTTACAATTAAATAA